The following proteins come from a genomic window of Aquimarina sp. MAR_2010_214:
- the tsf gene encoding translation elongation factor Ts, translating to MANITAAEVSKLRKATGAGMMDCKKALVEAEGDFDKAIKVLREKGQKIADKRADRESSEGAVIAKVNDAKNKGVIVSLNCETDFVGKNDSFVSLARELAELALNTSSKEEFLAADFNGMTVQEKLTEQTGVIGEKIEIGDFKVLEAPFVGSYIHGNKIGALTGLSNEIDSAEVLAKDISMQVASMGATTLSYKDFDPEYVASETQARIAAIEKENIELGRLGKTLKNVPQFISRSQLTDDVIAQAEEKLKDELKAEGKPEQIWDRILPGKLERFISDNTTLDQEQCLLDQNFIKDEKKSVADYVKTLGDISVVSFERVALG from the coding sequence ATGGCAAATATTACAGCAGCCGAAGTAAGTAAATTGCGTAAAGCTACAGGTGCCGGAATGATGGACTGCAAAAAAGCCCTTGTTGAGGCTGAAGGAGATTTTGACAAAGCTATCAAAGTCCTAAGAGAAAAAGGACAAAAAATTGCTGATAAAAGAGCAGATAGAGAATCTTCTGAAGGTGCAGTTATTGCAAAAGTTAATGACGCAAAAAACAAAGGAGTAATTGTTTCTCTTAATTGTGAAACTGATTTTGTAGGAAAAAATGATTCTTTTGTTTCTTTAGCACGAGAATTAGCTGAACTAGCACTTAACACTTCTTCTAAAGAAGAATTTTTAGCTGCAGATTTTAATGGTATGACAGTTCAGGAAAAGCTTACTGAACAAACTGGTGTTATTGGAGAAAAAATCGAAATAGGAGATTTTAAAGTACTAGAGGCTCCTTTTGTAGGATCTTATATCCATGGTAATAAAATTGGCGCTTTAACCGGTTTATCAAATGAAATAGATAGCGCAGAGGTACTTGCCAAAGATATCTCTATGCAAGTAGCTTCTATGGGAGCAACTACACTATCTTACAAAGATTTTGATCCAGAATATGTTGCTTCAGAAACTCAAGCAAGAATTGCTGCAATCGAAAAAGAAAATATTGAACTTGGTAGATTAGGAAAAACATTGAAAAATGTTCCTCAATTTATTTCAAGATCTCAATTGACTGATGATGTAATTGCACAGGCAGAAGAAAAATTAAAAGACGAGCTTAAAGCAGAAGGTAAACCAGAACAAATCTGGGATAGAATTCTTCCTGGAAAGTTAGAAAGATTTATTTCTGACAATACAACTTTGGATCAAGAACAATGTCTTCTTGACCAAAACTTCATTAAAGATGAAAAGAAAAGTGTTGCTGATTATGTAAAAACACTTGGAGATATATCTGTAGTTTCTTTTGAAAGAGTAGCTCTGGGTTAA
- the rpsB gene encoding 30S ribosomal protein S2 has translation MANNIEVKELLDAGVHFGHLTRRWDPNMAPYIYMERNGIHIINLYKTAAKIDEAGEALKKIAASGRKILFVATKKQAKEIVAEKASKANQPYITERWPGGMLTNFVTIRKAVKKMASIDRMKKDGTFNTLSKKERLQVDRLRAKLEKNLGSISDMTRLPGALFVVDITREHIAVKEAQKLNIPIFAMVDTNSDPRQVQYVIPANDDASKSIDKVMTYVSDAVIEGLSERKAAKDAPKKDAPKKDTKAEAPVKTETSAKTEAPAKAETPAKAETPAKVEAPAKAETKVEAPVTEAAKQEEE, from the coding sequence ATGGCAAACAATATCGAAGTAAAAGAATTACTTGATGCAGGTGTACACTTTGGTCACCTTACAAGAAGATGGGATCCAAATATGGCACCATATATTTATATGGAGCGTAATGGTATCCACATCATTAACTTATATAAAACTGCTGCAAAAATTGATGAAGCTGGTGAGGCTTTAAAAAAAATAGCAGCGTCCGGCAGAAAAATCCTTTTTGTTGCGACTAAAAAACAAGCTAAAGAAATCGTAGCCGAAAAAGCAAGTAAAGCTAACCAGCCTTATATTACAGAAAGATGGCCTGGTGGTATGCTTACTAACTTTGTTACTATTCGTAAAGCAGTCAAAAAAATGGCTTCTATCGATAGAATGAAGAAAGACGGTACCTTTAACACACTATCTAAAAAAGAACGTTTACAAGTAGACCGTTTAAGAGCAAAATTAGAAAAGAATTTAGGTTCTATTTCTGATATGACTCGTCTACCTGGGGCATTATTTGTTGTAGATATTACTCGCGAACATATCGCAGTAAAAGAAGCTCAGAAATTAAACATTCCTATTTTTGCAATGGTTGATACGAACTCTGACCCACGTCAAGTACAGTATGTAATCCCTGCAAATGATGATGCTTCTAAATCTATAGACAAAGTTATGACTTATGTTAGTGATGCTGTTATAGAAGGTCTAAGCGAAAGAAAAGCTGCAAAAGATGCTCCTAAAAAAGATGCCCCTAAAAAGGACACAAAAGCTGAAGCACCAGTAAAAACTGAAACATCTGCAAAGACTGAAGCACCTGCAAAAGCTGAAACACCTGCAAAAGCTGAAACACCTGCAAAGGTTGAAGCACCTGCAAAAGCTGAAACTAAAGTAGAAGCTCCAGTAACTGAAGCTGCAAAGCAAGAGGAAGAATAA
- the rpsI gene encoding 30S ribosomal protein S9: MEVIHKIGRRKTAVARIYLKEGSGKIVVNKKDLNDYFPTATLQYKVNQPLVLTGNDGKFDILVNVYGGGVTGQAEAIRLAISRAMCTFDTDDVEETEDGRATGNRGILKPEGLLTRDPRMVERKKFGQKKARKKFQFSKR; this comes from the coding sequence ATGGAAGTTATTCACAAAATTGGTCGTAGAAAAACGGCTGTAGCTAGAATTTATCTTAAAGAAGGTTCTGGAAAGATCGTGGTAAACAAAAAAGATTTAAATGATTATTTCCCTACTGCTACATTGCAGTACAAAGTAAACCAACCATTGGTTTTAACAGGAAATGATGGAAAATTTGACATCTTGGTAAATGTTTACGGCGGTGGTGTCACAGGACAAGCTGAAGCAATACGTTTAGCAATATCAAGAGCAATGTGTACTTTTGACACAGATGACGTTGAAGAAACAGAAGACGGAAGAGCAACAGGAAACAGAGGTATTCTTAAGCCAGAAGGTTTATTGACCAGAGATCCAAGAATGGTGGAGCGTAAGAAATTCGGTCAGAAGAAAGCTCGTAAGAAATTCCAGTTCTCTAAACGTTAA
- the rplM gene encoding 50S ribosomal protein L13: MDTLSYKTVSANKATVTKEWLHVDAEGQTLGRLSSVVALLLRGKHKPNFTPHVDCGDNVIITNAEKINLTGKKWTDKSYIRHTGYPGGQRSLTAQELYDKNPERLIEKSVKGMLPKNKLGAALFRNLKVYAGADHSQEAQQPKTVNLNEFK, encoded by the coding sequence GTGGACACATTAAGTTACAAAACAGTATCTGCCAACAAAGCTACCGTTACAAAAGAATGGTTGCATGTAGATGCTGAAGGACAGACTTTAGGGCGTCTTTCTTCTGTAGTTGCATTACTACTAAGAGGAAAACACAAGCCTAACTTTACCCCACACGTTGATTGCGGTGATAATGTTATCATTACCAATGCCGAAAAAATCAACTTAACAGGAAAAAAGTGGACAGATAAATCGTATATCCGTCACACTGGATACCCTGGAGGGCAAAGAAGTCTTACTGCTCAGGAATTGTATGACAAAAATCCAGAGCGTTTAATCGAAAAATCGGTAAAAGGAATGTTACCTAAGAACAAATTAGGTGCTGCTTTATTCCGTAATTTAAAGGTTTATGCAGGAGCAGATCACAGTCAGGAAGCTCAGCAACCTAAAACTGTTAACTTAAACGAATTTAAGTAA
- a CDS encoding DUF5916 domain-containing protein, protein MKCYTCLLVLFLFPIISFAQDSTSTVKKRIYTTKPLKGIEAPTINGLIDEPGWDVVEWTSDFIENQPDENTPPGQKTKFKIVYDQNYLYVAYRCYDTEPDKIEKRLSRRDGFAGDWVEINLDTYHDKRTGFSFSITAAGVKGDEFISRNGNNWDSSWNPVWYAASNIDDEGWTAEVKIPLSQLKFGKNKEQIWGLQVTRRLFRKDEKSVWQRIPQDAPGWVSEFGELHGLIDIEPQKQLEIQPFAVTQFDTYPEEKGNPFRDGKDFKLNGGLDAKIGITNDLTLDLTVNPDFGQVEADPAAIALDGFQIFFREQRPFFVENKNIFDYRFANNQDNVFYSRRIGRSPQGSISEIDNEFVDKPTNTTILGAAKFSGKTKDGWSIGVLESVTSREIAKIEDENGNRREAIVEPLTNYMVGRVQKDFNKRNSFIGGIITATNRDLGDVFTIDEDDPNTDETSEVAGTRENNLNLLRKSAYTGGLDFRHNWKDRKYFLEGNIVASHIEGSKEAIEETQNELTHLFQRVDAGHVEVDPNRTSLTGTGGKLTGGKSGGGNWRYSAGIFWRSPELELNDIGFLRQADEIRQFSRVSYRFLKPTKLYRRANINFNQFTTFDFDGNYNRIQYRLEGFINYKNNWWTELGFGHKPRVFTNTFLRGGPRWRFSDENFAYLFFGSDRRKKFNFTIGYDGSRAQQKNFSFNRYVIRLRYQPFNSFSMSLNPQFRQNPNKTQYVTEADFNGTTRYITADIDQQTLSASIRLNYNINPNLTIQYYGEPFISRGRYKDFNYVNNAIAKNLSERVTLYDQNQISLVDDDYEIDENRDGTVDYTISNPDFAFVQFRSNLVLRWEYIPGSEIFLVWSQGVTGDGIPSDDLFKSLDNQILNQQPENTFLIKATYRFVL, encoded by the coding sequence ATGAAATGTTATACCTGTCTTTTGGTACTCTTTTTGTTTCCAATTATCTCCTTCGCACAAGATTCTACCAGTACGGTTAAAAAAAGAATTTATACTACAAAACCTTTAAAGGGAATTGAGGCTCCAACAATAAATGGTTTAATTGATGAACCAGGTTGGGATGTGGTAGAATGGACTAGTGATTTTATTGAAAATCAGCCTGATGAAAACACACCGCCAGGTCAAAAGACTAAATTTAAAATTGTTTATGATCAAAACTATCTATATGTAGCGTATCGGTGTTATGATACCGAACCAGATAAAATAGAAAAACGATTATCAAGAAGAGATGGTTTTGCAGGAGATTGGGTAGAGATTAATTTGGATACATACCATGATAAAAGAACTGGTTTTTCGTTTAGCATTACAGCTGCAGGGGTAAAGGGTGATGAATTTATTTCACGAAATGGAAACAATTGGGATAGTAGCTGGAATCCTGTATGGTATGCTGCAAGTAATATAGATGATGAAGGATGGACTGCCGAAGTTAAAATTCCACTTAGTCAATTAAAATTTGGTAAAAATAAAGAGCAGATATGGGGGCTGCAAGTAACCCGTAGGTTGTTTAGAAAAGATGAAAAATCGGTATGGCAACGTATACCACAGGATGCTCCAGGATGGGTGAGTGAGTTCGGAGAATTGCATGGCCTTATTGATATTGAACCACAAAAGCAATTAGAAATCCAGCCATTTGCAGTAACACAATTTGATACTTATCCAGAAGAAAAAGGAAATCCATTTAGAGATGGAAAAGATTTTAAATTGAATGGAGGGTTGGACGCTAAAATTGGAATTACCAATGATCTTACTCTGGATTTAACTGTGAATCCTGATTTTGGACAGGTTGAAGCTGATCCTGCAGCTATTGCATTAGATGGGTTTCAGATTTTCTTCAGAGAACAACGACCCTTTTTTGTAGAAAATAAAAATATATTCGATTATCGCTTTGCCAATAATCAGGATAATGTGTTTTACTCTCGTAGGATCGGTAGGAGCCCTCAGGGATCAATTTCTGAAATTGACAATGAGTTTGTGGATAAGCCAACAAATACAACAATTCTTGGAGCAGCAAAGTTTAGTGGAAAAACCAAGGACGGCTGGTCTATTGGTGTTTTAGAGAGTGTAACCTCAAGAGAGATTGCAAAAATTGAGGATGAAAATGGAAATAGGAGAGAAGCTATTGTAGAACCTTTAACTAATTATATGGTTGGGAGGGTGCAAAAAGATTTTAATAAACGTAATTCATTTATTGGAGGAATCATTACTGCTACTAATCGAGATCTTGGGGATGTGTTTACTATTGATGAAGATGATCCTAATACAGACGAAACATCAGAAGTAGCAGGGACCAGAGAGAATAATCTTAATCTTCTTAGGAAATCTGCATATACAGGAGGATTAGATTTTAGACATAATTGGAAAGATAGAAAGTATTTTTTAGAAGGTAATATTGTCGCCAGTCATATAGAAGGTTCTAAAGAAGCTATAGAGGAAACTCAGAATGAATTAACTCATCTTTTTCAACGGGTTGATGCAGGGCATGTAGAAGTAGATCCCAATAGGACTTCATTAACCGGAACTGGAGGTAAATTAACTGGGGGTAAATCTGGTGGAGGAAATTGGAGATATAGTGCGGGAATATTTTGGCGTTCTCCAGAACTTGAATTAAATGATATTGGATTTTTACGTCAAGCAGACGAAATCAGGCAATTTTCCAGAGTAAGCTATCGCTTCTTAAAACCAACAAAGTTATATAGAAGAGCAAATATCAATTTCAATCAGTTTACTACATTTGATTTTGATGGAAATTATAATCGTATTCAGTATCGATTAGAGGGCTTTATTAATTATAAGAATAACTGGTGGACTGAATTAGGTTTTGGGCATAAACCACGTGTTTTTACCAATACATTTTTACGAGGAGGACCTCGCTGGCGTTTCTCTGATGAGAATTTCGCTTATTTGTTTTTTGGATCAGACCGAAGAAAGAAATTTAACTTTACCATTGGGTATGATGGTTCCAGGGCACAGCAAAAAAATTTTTCGTTTAATAGGTATGTGATTCGATTAAGGTATCAGCCTTTTAATTCTTTTAGTATGTCTCTTAATCCACAGTTTCGACAAAACCCTAATAAAACTCAATATGTAACAGAAGCAGATTTTAACGGAACGACTCGTTATATTACTGCAGATATAGATCAGCAAACACTGAGTGCAAGTATTCGGTTGAACTATAATATCAATCCAAATTTGACAATACAGTATTATGGAGAACCTTTTATATCGAGAGGAAGATATAAAGATTTTAATTATGTGAATAATGCGATTGCCAAAAATCTAAGTGAACGAGTAACATTATACGATCAGAACCAGATTTCGTTGGTAGATGATGACTATGAGATAGACGAAAATCGAGATGGAACAGTTGATTATACAATTAGTAATCCTGATTTTGCCTTTGTGCAATTTCGTTCTAATTTGGTTTTACGTTGGGAATATATTCCGGGCTCCGAAATATTTTTGGTTTGGTCCCAAGGAGTTACCGGAGATGGAATCCCTTCTGATGACCTATTTAAAAGTTTAGATAATCAAATTCTGAATCAACAACCGGAGAACACATTTTTAATCAAAGCAACATATCGTTTTGTGTTGTAA
- a CDS encoding serine hydrolase — protein MKYFYVVLTLIFLVACTTSKPKERVVVIDKKPEESKKDSISFFLEHYEKFFATNFNVSECPGAAVVVVKGGTVIYRKGFGVKEIQTQDSVDVNTVFRIASLSKGVTAVLAGNLVDHNELQWDQKVRESVKTFSLRNSEQADRLKVNHLLSHTTGLYPYTYTKLIQKGWSLEQIIKNFKRKGVVSKEGIDYEYQNAIFSIVEKIMENQTEKSFESLLKERVFNPAGMHTASSTYAAIKKNDNVALPHKYNHYSNKYRVTGIHKNYYNVAAAGGINASISDMGEYLKVLLGYRPDVISKESLGDIFNPIICTSDKDTYVNLWDGVTDSYYAMGWRVLDYRGRRIMYHGGNVNQYKTQLLVDPDNDIGVCVLFNGPNPFNGPVIPTFLNYYDFYLDMKK, from the coding sequence ATGAAGTATTTTTATGTTGTATTAACTTTAATCTTTTTAGTGGCTTGTACCACGTCAAAGCCTAAAGAAAGAGTTGTTGTAATTGATAAGAAACCAGAAGAATCAAAAAAAGATTCTATATCTTTCTTTCTAGAGCATTACGAGAAATTTTTTGCTACTAATTTTAATGTTTCAGAATGCCCTGGAGCTGCTGTCGTCGTTGTTAAAGGTGGTACAGTGATCTATAGAAAAGGTTTTGGAGTAAAAGAAATTCAGACACAAGATTCTGTAGATGTAAATACCGTTTTTAGAATCGCAAGCTTATCAAAAGGAGTGACTGCCGTTTTAGCAGGAAATTTGGTTGATCATAATGAATTACAGTGGGATCAGAAAGTTAGAGAATCAGTAAAAACATTTAGTTTAAGAAATAGTGAACAGGCAGATCGACTTAAGGTAAATCATTTATTATCGCATACAACAGGGCTTTATCCTTATACATATACTAAGCTCATACAAAAAGGATGGTCTTTAGAGCAAATTATTAAAAATTTTAAAAGAAAAGGAGTTGTATCTAAAGAAGGAATAGATTACGAATATCAAAATGCAATATTTTCGATTGTTGAAAAAATAATGGAAAACCAAACAGAAAAATCTTTTGAAAGCCTTCTTAAAGAAAGAGTATTTAATCCGGCAGGAATGCATACAGCATCAAGTACATATGCAGCAATAAAAAAGAACGATAATGTAGCTTTACCACATAAATATAATCATTATTCTAATAAATATAGAGTTACAGGGATTCATAAAAATTATTACAATGTAGCTGCTGCAGGAGGAATTAATGCATCAATCTCTGATATGGGAGAGTATTTAAAGGTGTTGTTAGGATATAGGCCGGATGTTATATCAAAAGAAAGTCTCGGAGATATTTTTAATCCTATTATTTGTACCAGTGATAAAGATACCTATGTTAATTTGTGGGATGGAGTAACAGACTCGTATTATGCAATGGGTTGGCGAGTTTTGGATTACAGAGGTAGAAGAATAATGTATCACGGAGGTAATGTAAATCAATATAAAACACAATTATTAGTTGATCCCGATAATGATATTGGTGTTTGTGTATTATTTAACGGTCCCAATCCATTTAATGGTCCGGTGATACCTACTTTTTTAAATTATTACGATTTTTACCTTGATATGAAGAAATAA
- a CDS encoding fibronectin type III domain-containing protein — MRLTTYILILITLVVQACNTSDDVANLGSELGDFNLVFPENGKICTEGTNVSNDIVSIPFRWSTSNNATSYKIEVITQKKEQKFEATVTTNSIEIDIPKGDQFTWNVIAVKESSSKQSNETWSFYSEGMTTSDHIPFPATITLTDNKDSTITILWEASDIDNDIDKYEVYIDTSKSTSTLIKTTENTTLKYPIDYDTIYYIQIITLDKKGNSSISKKEFKFTNN; from the coding sequence ATGAGATTAACTACATATATACTTATTCTAATAACTCTAGTAGTTCAGGCTTGTAACACTAGCGATGATGTAGCAAATCTTGGTTCAGAATTAGGAGATTTCAATTTAGTTTTTCCTGAAAACGGCAAAATATGCACAGAAGGAACGAACGTTTCTAATGACATAGTTTCTATCCCTTTTAGATGGTCGACATCTAATAATGCAACATCATACAAGATAGAAGTTATAACTCAAAAAAAAGAACAAAAATTTGAAGCTACTGTTACTACAAATTCTATTGAAATTGATATCCCAAAAGGAGATCAATTTACCTGGAATGTAATAGCGGTAAAAGAATCTAGTTCAAAACAAAGTAATGAAACTTGGAGTTTTTATTCAGAAGGCATGACGACTTCAGATCACATTCCATTTCCCGCTACAATTACTTTGACAGACAATAAGGACAGTACCATAACTATCCTTTGGGAGGCATCGGATATAGATAATGATATCGACAAATATGAAGTATATATAGACACCTCTAAAAGCACATCAACTCTAATCAAAACAACAGAGAATACTACCCTTAAGTACCCCATTGATTATGACACTATCTATTATATTCAAATTATAACTTTAGATAAAAAAGGAAACAGTTCTATATCCAAGAAAGAATTTAAATTTACCAACAATTAG